The genomic DNA TTGGTTCAAGTTCCGCAGGAGGCTGAATTCATAAATATAAAATGCCTTCTGCATCGCTCACACTTATGTCTACCTCTCTATTTACATATTAACGGTACTGTACGTAAGCCTACTAGCGCTAACATATGCGAGATATTTGTCCAGGACTTCAATGCGTGACTTTGTGGCAAAGGTATATAGGCATAGCGCACCGTGAAAGCGCAAATCGAAACCCGCAAAAGTGGGCACGAATAAAAAGACGATGCAGACTTTTAGAATTTTAGTTGTGAGATATTGTTGGAATAAGAATAGAATGAAGCAAGGATCATGATCATCGACAACGACCACAACTAGTATCAGGCAGCAATCTGCTGCCTATGAGGCAATGATATCGTCACAAAACATAGCTATAAGAGACCGACCTTCGTCGCGCTCTTAGATAGAAGAAGTAGCTCAATTCAGTGTTTTATGCTACATCCTACGTTGCACCTCTTAACTGCTGAGAGAGACAGCAGTCCCGTGGCCCTGCCCAGTTCTATGTTGAATTTAGGTAGCTGTTATTGTTGAATAGTAACCAGCAGCTTCCAATTGATTCCACATAGCCCAGATAAGAGGTATGTAGCCTGCCTTCAAGCCCGGAAGCAGAATTAAAAAAAAGGACAACCACCATTTTTTCACCCCAACGTCTGACAGTTATTGTTACTAGTGGGAGGACCTCTGAGCGGAATCTGACACATCTACGTCGTATGCATATGTAGGATAATCGTCACACCACCGAACCGGGCCCCATCAGGGCCCCAGCACTGATATCGGGCTCTAATAAGGCTCCGGGACAGACCATCGGGTGCTGCACAGACCCTCCGGCCCCTCTGTTGATCCGTTAGTTCCGGCCGGCCGCTGATTGCTGCAAGATCTATAAAGAACCGATTCACTTGACTCTCATGTACTTGGAAATCAAGGGCTTCATTCCACATCTGATCTCCATTGCTTTATGAAATAGGATCTCATCTTGACATCTATTCCCCATCGATTCACATTCATACCCTGATGACTGCGGTTTCTGAGAAAGTAAACAACTACTCAGATGTATGTCGTCGCTGTCGCTGGTGGTCTCGGTAACCTAGGACGTCTCATCACCGATGCGGTCTTTGAGAATGGCAAGCACGAAGTGTACGTTATCTCGCGAAAGGCAAGCTTCTCACACGTCATTGCTTGCACGACAGAAGAAACATCAATTATGCCAGTACACGTGATCTGATTCCGTGCAGGTGCCAGAGGATTTCCCAACTCGAATATCACCCTTGACAGGAAAGGAATATTTACCTATTATCCAGACCAACTACAGTTCCGAGTCTGAGATGGCTCGGCTCCTAGAAAAGCACAACATCCATACCGTCATTTGCACCCTTGCCATAGGCTTCCAAGCGGCCTGTGGCTCTCAAATTGCGCTCGTCCGGGCTTCGGAACAAGCGTCCACAGTCAAGCGCTTCATCCCGTCCGAATTCAACCTTGACTATGACCTGGGGGATGACGTTCTCCCCTTCCCAGACAAGTGGTTCCACAACGTCGCAAGAACgagagctcgagaagagcAGTCTCGAATTTACCTACATTTACCCCGGCATGTTCATGGACTACTTCGGCATGCCCCATGTCTCCACGCATCTCCGGGAGTTGTACATCGTCATCGATCCTACCAACGGCGTGGCATATGTTCCTGGCGACGGAGAAGCCAAACTAGCCATGTCGTATGCCAAGGACGTTGTCAAATACACAGCGCTCGcacttgatcttgagaaatGGCCCCGAGTCATGACGACAGCTTCCTGCGCCATGACTCTCAACCAAATTGTCGCCCTGACGGAGAAGAACCTGGGCCGCAAGCTGAAGGTGACATACCAGCAGATTCCAGCGCTGCTAAAACATGATAGTAAAACCTTACCGGGAAACATTGTCGTCACGGATAAGTACCCCGGTGGGCTGGAGAAGATCATGGCGTTGACGGCAGATCTCGAGTGTTCAATAGGGCTGGGTGCGTACGACTTTGACAAGCTGTCGGAGCATCTGAACTTGGTCGACCATTTTGTTGGGAAGACGGAGCCGCccaagaagattgaggaTGTCCTTGAGATGGCATGGAAGGGACGGTGAACTCGAAGATAAGTACCGAGGGTGTATCTTTGGAAGGTCGTATTGAGTGGTCCACAGTGCTCTAGAAAATTGCTGGTATCGGTCAATTAGACCAACTTTTGCGGCTGGCCGATGCGCTGCATAATATCTTGCCACCGTTCAGGGCTTGCTTGTCCGCGATTCACCAAGTCACGATGGGGCCAAGTCTCCTCCAAAGACTTCTGGCGATTCGTGGTGTTGtagatgaaatcatttagaaatataaacctgagaagaactctcatctcaaaaATGAACAACCAACTTtcataaaatatatatatatttacccagcactactgcgcaatataaacaacagTGAAGAGGGTGCTCATCTCCTAGGCTAGGGGCCTTCCAATGGTCCTTTATCGTTATTTCCCTATGAATCCCTAGGTAAATAACGACTACAAGCCATACATAAGCCGTTGAAGTGGAGATGCCTTCCCATTTGAGGATGCGTGAGTGTTCGGAAAAGGGGGGTATTCCAGTTGTCAATAACGGCATTTTCAAGCAGGTGATCGGCCCAGCTGTTGGTATATTCAATCCATGACTGTACAAGGGAAATAGGTATAAAAAGCTGGAATAGTTTAAGTGGTTCCTTGGGCAGAGGGTTGACCTTGAAATCACGATATTTGAGGTTAAAAGGTTGAAAATCATCACTGCGGCCCTCTTCGGGTGGAAAATTAGGCACGCCGGTGGGGTCATCAGCTGCCCTCAAAGGCAGGGTATCAAAGCTGTGATCATCTATGCTATCTTGTATCTTTGAAGAGATCATCGTTTTAGTTACGACAGGCTAGGGATTATTTGTGTGAGGCTTTTGATGAATTTGGTGGTGAAAAATCAAGCAGCTGTCTGACAAGAACTTCACGTACCACGCAGGTACTAACGGGGTTAGTAAGCAAAGTGGGACGAGTAACCGGATGTAGTCTTATGCCGCTCaaagagataataatatGATTCTTAACTAAGGTAGGTATAGAAGTGCTTAGCCAACTTGTCAGCTGTAAAGCGTACTGTCTCTGCATTATCATAGAAGTCATAATGAGCTCCTTCCGCCCATACTATCTCCTTTTGCGATCTTATATTCCCATATACTATGCGCGCTTGATCTGGGAAGGCGGCGTTTTCGGAATGTACAATAAGCGTAGGCGCCTGAACAAGTGAAGCTTGCGCTACAGGGTCCCAGTCGATCCAGGCACCCCAGGATGCCACAGCAAATTCGTTGCGCCACTCACGTATATTGCCACGTGTTGGGTCCTCATAATACGGCTTTGACCCAGGGCTGGCTGACTCGTTTGCAGAGCCACCGTAGGCCTTAATAAGCTTGATCTCTTGGGTGTCATTGTATAGCTTGGTTGCTTCCTGACCTTGGTCGCGTTTAAGTTTGATCGCTTCCTCTCCACCGTGTAAAACAGGTGCAATAGAGGCAGACTGGAAGAATCCAGCAACGGTTGCTATTGCTTTGACACGAGGATCGCTTGCCGCCGGGTAGAGGACATTGCCACCCGAAGTGCATATCCCAAGCAAGCCAGTCCCTGCCACGTCTGAGCGATGTGATAAAAATTCCAAGGCAGCTGAGAAATCTACGGCCTTAGACTCGGGATCTTCGCGTTGTCGAAAAGCACCGCCGCTTTGACCCCAATTGCGGTAATCAATAGCGAGGCTAATCACGCCACGCCGTGCCAACTCGCCTGCATAAGTTCCtgccatcatctctttcACACTGGCCATCGATCCCCCTACCGCCACTGCTGGGTAGCGTTGGTTGGGGTCATAATTTTCGGGTAGGTAGAGGTGGCCTGCGATATGGTCGCCCCCACATGCAAAGCTGACTGTTTTTGGGGTCGAGGTGTTGCGTATGGTACTCATGCTTGCGGCGGATCGAGGAATCAAAGGGAGTATGTTGAAGGAAAGTAATAATGCTGCAGTCTTGAACATACCGAATTCTTAGCAAAGCAGAATAGCTCTAACAAAAAGGTGCTAAATTCGTGGGTAGGCCAGATGGCTTCACTGCAAAAGCGCGACTGACCTGCTAGCAGTAGCGTGCATGAGAGGACAGCTGAGTTCTCTTAATTTCTAGGCGGTTGCGCAGCTTTAAATATCTAAGGAAGATTACTAACTTACTTCCTTAGCGCCGGTGTTACCGGCTGGAGGAAGGTGTTATCGCCGAAATAATACGCGTTTAAAAAGAGTGTCTTTACCAGTTCGGAGGGTTTAAGTGTCCAATGGATAAATCATGACTAGCCGGAGCTTTCTATACCTGTTATGTTAAGAGGTGGTGCGGGGTCATGGCGAATTTGTGTTTGTGGCGTATGCGCCTACGCTAACCGCATTCCTAACTTGCATCACGGCAAGCCCCACGCTTGTCAGGATTGAGTGGAGTTCGGGCCGTAACTGTGTACCGATAGCGATGGATGGATGTCCCATGCACGGTTCTTCCGCTTGTGTTGGCCATTTGTTCTATCTCTCCAAGGCGTCCAGACGATGTCCCGTGATGACATATATGTGGTTACGCGTCATCAGGACTTTCGGCGTAAGTGCTCTGTCATAGCGACAACCTTGGTAATTTACATTATGACGCAAGATCCGTCGACTTGAGATCTTTCCGGCATAATTTGCCTTTAAATGCCATAGCTCTTTAGGGTTGACAAACTGCTCTACTGCGCTTTAACAGGTCACAGAAGTCCTGCTGTCTTTACCCTCTATTGTTTCAAACAACTGTCAGAGGAATCCAAACCCCAACGACAGTCTCCAGTAATCACAATGGCTGCCCAAAAGATACAATATGTCAAGTACGTCCTCTACACCACGACAACTACCACAACAGGTTCACCGACTCCTATGTAGCTTGGGTAAGTCCGGCCTAAAGGTCTCTAGGGTTATCTTGGGCACCATGGGCTTCGGCAGCGATAAGTGGCAACAGTGGATTACGGACGAGGAAGCTTCACTGCCCATTCTCGAACACGCTTACAAAAACGGCATCAACACATGGGACACAGTACGTACACGATCCCCAAGACATAAGCCTTACCTCAAAGGATTGCGCGCGTGAGTATTGGAAGTAACAACTTCTACAGGCCGACATCTACTCCCACGGGATGTCTGAGAGGATCATCGCCAAAGCCATCAAGCAGTACAACATCCCCCGCAACAAGCTCGTCCTCCTTTCGAAGTGTTACAACGGCATCAACGAGGAAGACTCCTCAATCCCAGTCGCAACGTTCACCAATGATGGTGAGATGGTCAACCAGGTCGGCCTCAGCCGAAAGCATGTTTTCGACGCTGTCGAGAAGAGCGTTGGGCGCCCTGGCACATACATCGATGTCCTTCAGATTCACCGTCTCGATCGTGAGACACCGAGGGAGGAGATCATGAGGGTCCTGAATGATGTCGTGGAGAAGGATGGGTTAGGTACATTGGTGCCAGTTCCATGGCAGCTTGGGAGTTTTAGTCGCTGCAGAACATTGCCGAGAAGAATGGATGACACAAGTTTATAAGGTACGCTGCTCAAACATAGGAGTCGCGTTGACCCTATGCTAACTTGGATCAGCATGCAGAATTACTACAACCTCCTCTACCGtgaagaggagagggagATGGTAAGACCCCGACACATTAGCTCTCCAAACGAGCCATTCtaacaagatcatcaaatCCCCTACTGCCAAGACACTGGCGTAGGCATTATTCCCTGGTCTCCCATCGCCTGTGGCGCCCTTACCCGCCCTTGGTCCGACCGCTCCTCCCACCGCTCCCAGACCGACAAATTCCTCGACAACATCATCCACAGCCGCGAAGACAAGATTGATCAAGAGATCATCAGCCGGGTCGAAGAGATCGCGAAGAAGAACAATGTCAGCATGGCGTGTATTGCGATAGCATGGGTTATCAAGCAGGGCGTTTGCCTTATCATTTGATTAAATAGTAAGGAGAGGGTTGATGAGGCGGTTAGGAACTCGAATTTCAAGTTGAGTGACGGATGCAAAGCATCTCCAGGAAAAGTATGCGCTGAAGGAGAGGCAGGGATACTAGACTTGAGATGTATGGCCCCGAAGGTGTTGCTTATTTGTAACATTGATACACTTGCCTTGCGAGCTTATAGTCAAGAGATTGAAGTCCTACTTGCTGGAAGTTCAAATGTAGGTCTCCGCTCGTTTTGACTGATCTAGGTATGGGGATGTGTGAGCTCACTCGTCTCGAGGCGCTCCCAGTCTACTAACTTGACACTTCTTGCTTTGAGCTGAAGATGGCGTCTCCTGAAGGCTTGAGCCCAGCTCTTACCAGGAGGCTTGTTCGGTCTATTCGCAGGGGATCGACGACGGGCGATGCTGAAGGCCAGAGTAGATATGTACTTGACGCGGACAGGTTGTCCCAGACTAGACATTAGCAATGGAAATGCAACAAGTGCTGTCTCTTCTCCTACAGTTAGGTAAGCTGGCGCTGGGGGNNNNNNNNNNNNNNNNNNNNNNNNNNNNNNNNNNNNNNNNNNNNNNNNNNNNNNNNNNNNNNNNNNNNNNNNNNNNNNNNNNNNNNNNNNNNNNNNNNNNNNNNNNNNNNNNNNNNNNNNNNNNNNNNNNNNNNNNNNNNNNNNNNNNNNNNNNNNNNNNNNNNNNNNNNNNNNNNNNNNNNNNNNNNNNNNNNNNNNNNNNNNNNNNNNNNNNNNNNNNNNNNNNNNNNNNNNNNNNNNNNNNNNNNNNNNNNNNNNNNNNNNNNNNNNNNNNNNNNNNNNNNNNNNNNNNNNNNNNNNNNNNNNNNNNNNNNNNNNNNNNNNNNNNNNNNNNNNNNNNNNNNNNNNNNNNNNNNNNNNNNNNNNNNNNNNNNNNNNNNNNNNNNNNNNNNNNNNNNNNNNNNNNNNNNNNNNNNNNNNNNNNNNNNNNNNNNNNNNNNNNNNNNNNNNNNNNNNNNNNNNNNNNNNNNNNNNNNNNNNNNNNNNNNNNNNNNNNNNNNNNNNNNNNNNNNNNNNNNNNNNNNNNNNNNNNNNNNNNNNNNNNNNNNNNNNNNNNNNNNNNNNNNNNNNNNNNNNNNNNNNNNNNNNNNNNNNNNNNNNNNNNNNNNNNNNNNNNNNNNNNNNNNNNNNNNNNNNNNNNNNNNNNNNNNNNNNNNNNNNNNNNNNNNNNNNNNNNNNNNNNNNNNNNNNNNNNNNNNNNNNNNNNNNNNNNNNNNNNNNNNNNNNNNNNNNNNNNNNNNNNNNNNNNNNNNNNNNNNNNNNNNNNNNNNNNNNNNNNNNNNNNNNNNNNNNNNNNNNNNNNNNNNNNNNNNNNNNNNNNNNNNNNNNNNNNNNNNNNNNNNNNNNNNNNNNNNNNNNNNNNNNNNNNNNNNNNNNNNNNNNNNNNNNNNNNNNNNNNNNNNNNNNNNNNNNNNNNNNNNNNNNNNNNNNNNNNNNNNNNNNNNNNNNNNNNNNNNNNNNNNNNNNNNNNNNNNNNNNNNNNNNNNNNNNNNNNNNNNNNNNNNNNNNNNNNNNNNNNNNNNNNNNNNNNNNNNNNNNNNNNNNNNNNNNNNNNNNNNNNNNNNNNNNNNNNNNNNNNNNNNNNNNNNNNNNNNNNNNNNNNNNNNNNNNNNNNNNNNNNNNNNNNNNNNNNNNNNNNNNNNNNNNNNNNNNNNNNNNNNNNNNNNNNNNNNNNNNNNNNNNNNNNNNNNNNNNNNNNNNNGCTGTCATCGAGGAGCTCTTCAGGGGGTACCGACGCCTAAGAGTAGCTGTGGACACGGTTGTCCTTTCCTCAGTTCGTTTCGGACCGCCGCCGACATTGTGTTCACCTGTCTTGGTCCATTCCAGGCTGTGAGTGAAAAGAGCGAGACTTATTCCTTCCGATACTCCCGTAAAACATTAGTCCCAGCCAGAAGACCAAATCGGTAACCCGCCTACGACGCACCAGTAGGCGAATGCTTGATGGCCATTGACTCTACGGTTGAAGAGCACCGCAACGTGTATTTGGCCAGAGCTGTCACGCTGCCGGGAATCTTGTCAACGCTACCTATCTCCCAACCACAAACCAGGGGCCTTTAGCTACCGACGAGAATTTGTCATCAACAACCCAATAATCAACGTCAACAAGAAAGATGCAGAAAGAGTGGTAAGACGCCGGACGGGTACCTTCGAGCCCCACGTGGACTGCGTGGCTAAATAGGTGACAGCGAGGCCTGTAACTAGTGCCATTCTAATCTGCGTCTAATCCTTTGTAGATGAGAGAAATTTCCATAATAATAAATCATAAGTGGGCTGTTGACCAACTACGGAGTTAGGGAGTAACATTAGTCCTCAACAAATTTTAGAGTTTGTGGGCCCGGCTTTGCTCTACTTGAGACCAACTTGTGTGGGGCTCTGAATTTGCTAAGTACTGCCCTCTCCCCCGGCCCCCAAACTGTTTCCTTGATGCCCGCCGGGCGTAATAaattgtattgtattgtattgttTCCTTGATGTTTTCCCAGCTTTCTCGTCCCACCACCGACAACCTTTCAGAGAAGCAACGAAACGCTCTCGCAACCAATTTGCTGCTTTCCCCCAAGAATACTTTCATAACGTATGTTTGGTGTGCATATGATTAGAGAACTCACTTATCTATTGTGTAAGAAAACGGTGTAAAAACGCCCCCTCATATGGAAAGGCGAGTCTTGGCACCTGCTTATGCCACCTAACCTGGAAAGTTAACACATCTCTCAGACTTTTACGGGCATGCCGATCATGACCCTACTAACCAAGCTAAATTAACCACAGCGTCTTCCTAGCTGGCGGTCTATACAACTTGACTCTCCTTCTTTCTGCCCTCGTCTGAGTCACATGGAAAGCTTGACGAATATGCCGAGTATCAATTGGCGGTCTTTTAGGGTTGGGTGAAGTAAAAAGACCTTCCCTCTTATCGTCTGTAGAGAAGACTGATTTACCCTTCAAACATTGACAGCCTCCCACCTCTTGTTGCTGGATTAACAGCGCTATCACAGTCAACCTTTGCACCATTTCTGAGGTTAAAAACCCTAGAATATCTAGTGAATCATCTGTGGGTTTGTGGTCAGCGATGACGCCTAAGCCAGACCACTCACGGAACCGTTTCACCTTGCGCCAGGTGAAAGACGCATGTCGGTACTCGGAAAACGTGACGTATTCTTCTGCGGTCATCTTTTTCGTCTTCTCGTCCGCACGACGCAGCTTATCGAGAGTAGCTTCATTGGATTCGGCGTGCagatcctcgtcatcatcgcctCCTGGTCGTTGTTCTGAAAGGAGAAACCGGATATCCCATGGCAGAATCACTGCTGGCAATCCTGTATTTCTAGTTGTGGCGTCTGGAGGCATGGGGCCATTGCCGGCATTTTCGGTAACGGCTTCTGCAATAGCGAGTTCTGATGAACCCTTATCGTCATCGTCGCGTACAGACTTGCGAATGCTCTTCCAGCGAAGAAAGTTTTGAAGTCGTGCGACTCTGGCTGAGTCATGTCGAATTTGGAAGTTAAGGTCATTATTGGAGAAGACTCGGGAGCCGCGTCGGGCAGCAAGGTCATTTGCAGTCGTAAGCTGCATAACAGAATcagtaaatataaattactaGCAGGAGCAGAGTAAAAATGGTTACCATCAAGACAACTTGATCTCTAACAATTCGTTCAATAAGACCGAGAGTTTCTGACGAAGCATATTGATCTTCGCCCGCGATATACATCATCTGTCGAGGTGTTAGGGCTGGTTGGATCAGAATCAAACTAATTAGTCCGTCACCTGTTGAATTTCAGATTTGAACTTAGGTTCAAATATGGCCATGGCTGGAAAGCGGCTAGATAGGTGTTTTGTGTGTCTGAATATTTGAGAAGTACTACGAGGATAAACAGATTTAATACGTTGCGGATCGTCGCTGTATACCACAACATAGTGTGAAATGCATGGCTGTTACCACCAGAAGCACGACACACATTTGGCCCTACATGCCTTCGGTTCCTGTCAGAATGAAGTTGGGGGATCAATGGTTTATCGGGATGGGCGGGGAGGGTGGCAGGGAGGATCCCACTCAGTACTAGGCGGAAGGCGGAGACTGATCAAGCTTAGCGGGCGAACGCGACATCAAGAGTGGGCATAATGCCATGAACCAATGGGATATTTCTTATAGTGACTTGCCAGATCCTGGATTCACCAGGGTTATAAGAGCAAATATTAGGTGCCACACCAAGCTCTGGGGGGGATTCAAAGAGAATCAGGCTTATGATTCTTTTCAACTGCTGATGTCACCGGTCTTGGACTTTATATTACAAGTTGCAAGTTAAGCGGGGCGCGTCGATTTAATATTGCGCTTGCACCATAGTCAACATTTCAAGAATTGGTCAAAATCTCAGACAGTAATTTCAGCTACCGCACCGCGATAGACAAATGAAGAGTGCTGACGTCGTTATAGGATAGTAGCTCCAGGTCGAGCAGCAGGTGTTCGTTATTTGGCCCTTCGGCCTGTGCAAGAAACTTAAATGCACAGGCTGCGATGTCAATAGTAAAAATCTAAGGAGTGTTGCCTTCCTCAGTTGATCAGCAAGGGTTATGTATTTCCAGGTATACTAAAGGATTCACGCTGGAACCATGTGGGCC from Fusarium oxysporum f. sp. lycopersici 4287 supercont2.63 genomic scaffold, whole genome shotgun sequence includes the following:
- a CDS encoding alcohol dehydrogenase (At least one base has a quality score < 10), which gives rise to MAAQKIQYVNLGKSGLKVSRVILGTMGFGSDKWQQWITDEEASLPILEHAYKNGINTWDTADIYSHGMSERIIAKAIKQYNIPRNKLVLLSKCYNGINEEDSSIPVATFTNDGEMVNQVGLSRKHVFDAVEKSVGRPGTYIDVLQIHRLDRETPREEIMRVLNDVVEKDGLGTLVPVPWQLGSFSRCRTLPRRMDDTSL
- a CDS encoding alcohol dehydrogenase (At least one base has a quality score < 10): MSSTSSTPRQLPQQVHRLLCSLGKSGLKVSRVILGTMGFGSDKWQQWITDEEASLPILEHAYKNGINTWDTADIYSHGMSERIIAKAIKQYNIPRNKLVLLSKCYNGINEEDSSIPVATFTNDGEMVNQVGLSRKHVFDAVEKSVGRPGTYIDVLQIHRLDRETPREEIMRVLNDVVEKDGLGTLVPVPWQLGSFSRCRTLPRRMDDTSL